CTCGGGTTCGAGAAGCGCCAGGACGTGCCGTTCGCCGACAACCACCGCTGGGTCGAGGTCTATCCGCCGGAGGGTACGACGGGCATCGCCCTCATTTCCACCCGGCCGGAGGACCGGAACGGGGTCCAGACCGGCATCCTGCTGAGCGTCGATGACATCGACGCCACCCATCGGCGGCTACGGTCGGCCGGGGTCGATGTCGACGCGGAGGTCGCCCGCAA
The DNA window shown above is from Mycobacteriales bacterium and carries:
- a CDS encoding VOC family protein; the encoded protein is MDTTTNRIRQIGLVMVPSTDQDRSIEFYEALGFEKRQDVPFADNHRWVEVYPPEGTTGIALISTRPEDRNGVQTGILLSVDDIDATHRRLRSAGVDVDAEVARKGGSTAIRLGAAEFVDPVPSMFWFRDPDGNTLLIVGAN